The Flavobacterium praedii genome window below encodes:
- a CDS encoding HepT-like ribonuclease domain-containing protein produces the protein MDERILKWLFDIKMSIDEINEFFHNEEKDFFKYRSNLMRKRAVERNLEIIGEAINRIITRDDSFVDKISNAKAIIGLRNHVIHAYDNVSDENIWSILINHLPKLKIEIDNLIQKEEK, from the coding sequence ATGGATGAAAGGATTCTTAAATGGTTGTTTGATATAAAAATGTCCATTGATGAAATAAACGAGTTCTTCCATAATGAAGAGAAAGATTTTTTCAAATATCGAAGTAACTTAATGCGTAAAAGAGCTGTTGAAAGAAATCTTGAAATTATTGGCGAAGCAATCAACCGAATAATTACTCGAGATGATTCTTTTGTTGATAAAATATCAAACGCAAAAGCAATTATTGGACTCAGAAATCATGTGATTCATGCTTATGATAATGTTTCTGACGAGAATATTTGGTCAATCTTAATCAATCACTTACCGAAATTGAAAATAGAGATTGACAATTTAATCCAAAAAGAAGAAAAATAA
- a CDS encoding macro domain-containing protein, protein MINYIVGDATNPKIIGNKIIVHICNDIGGWGKGFVMAISKRWAEPEKKYREWFKSQDNFLLGQIQFVRVEEDIWIANLIGQHRINIDENGNAPIRYDAIKIGLEKVAQFAKENNTSVHMPRIGCGLAGGTWDKIEPLIQESLLNNEIETYVYDIK, encoded by the coding sequence GTGATCAATTATATTGTAGGTGATGCTACAAATCCGAAAATAATCGGTAATAAAATCATTGTCCATATTTGTAATGACATTGGAGGTTGGGGAAAAGGATTTGTAATGGCAATTTCTAAACGTTGGGCAGAACCTGAGAAAAAATATAGGGAGTGGTTTAAATCACAAGACAACTTCTTACTTGGACAAATACAGTTTGTAAGAGTTGAAGAGGATATTTGGATTGCAAATTTAATTGGACAGCATAGAATAAATATAGATGAAAATGGTAATGCTCCAATTCGTTACGATGCGATAAAAATTGGACTTGAAAAAGTTGCCCAATTTGCAAAAGAAAATAATACATCTGTCCACATGCCAAGAATTGGTTGCGGACTTGCAGGTGGAACTTGGGATAAAATAGAACCGCTAATACAGGAATCTTTACTGAACAATGAAATCGAAACTTATGTTTATGACATTAAGTGA
- the ltrA gene encoding group II intron reverse transcriptase/maturase, which yields MIFNEQPKSQPISKLQVQEAFKRVKANKGASGVDGVTIEAVTKNTRKYLYPMWNRMASGSYYPKAVRQVLIPKSDGKMRPLGIPTIVDRVAQQVIATELEQIVEKHFHPSSFGYRPNKSAHDALEQCRINSMKYSWVIDLDIKGFFDNIDHELLLKAVQFYTQEKHILMYVKRWLNAPVQLADGTIKHPEGKGTPQGGVISPVLANIFMDIVFDKWITQTSPTTPFQRYADDIVLHCKSIKQALGLMQSIKERLRDCKLELNQEKSKIVYCRSNQKRQPPFKVRYQKFDFLGYTFKPRVVKERGKIRLGFSPAMSQKSRSRIVKELQEMNFHRWVQFPISKIAELLRLKLRGWINYYGKFRMSEMRKLFKVLHLRLTKWIRNKYRRFRRKPWYVGYKYLQKLSRDFPNLFEHWQYEGFRP from the coding sequence ATGATTTTTAATGAACAACCCAAGTCGCAACCGATAAGTAAGTTGCAGGTACAAGAAGCTTTTAAGAGAGTAAAAGCCAACAAAGGGGCTAGTGGAGTAGATGGAGTAACCATCGAAGCAGTAACCAAAAACACTCGCAAATATCTGTACCCAATGTGGAATAGAATGGCAAGTGGGAGTTACTATCCCAAAGCCGTCAGACAAGTTTTGATACCCAAAAGCGATGGAAAAATGCGTCCATTGGGTATTCCTACCATAGTCGATAGAGTTGCCCAACAGGTAATTGCTACCGAATTGGAGCAAATAGTAGAGAAACACTTCCATCCGAGCAGTTTTGGTTATAGACCAAATAAATCGGCACACGATGCCCTAGAGCAATGCCGTATCAACAGTATGAAATACAGTTGGGTAATTGATTTGGACATCAAAGGGTTTTTCGATAACATTGATCACGAATTATTGCTAAAAGCAGTACAGTTTTACACGCAAGAGAAACATATTTTGATGTATGTAAAACGCTGGCTCAATGCACCAGTTCAGCTAGCAGACGGAACCATCAAACACCCAGAGGGAAAAGGCACGCCACAAGGCGGAGTAATCAGTCCTGTACTTGCCAACATCTTTATGGATATAGTGTTTGATAAATGGATAACCCAAACAAGTCCAACTACACCTTTCCAAAGGTATGCAGATGATATTGTGCTTCACTGCAAGAGTATCAAGCAGGCGTTAGGGTTGATGCAGTCAATAAAAGAGCGATTGCGAGATTGCAAATTGGAATTAAACCAAGAGAAATCCAAAATCGTCTATTGCCGAAGCAATCAAAAACGCCAACCACCATTTAAGGTAAGGTATCAAAAGTTCGACTTCTTAGGTTACACCTTTAAGCCACGAGTAGTGAAAGAACGGGGGAAAATCAGATTAGGATTTTCGCCTGCAATGAGCCAAAAGAGTAGGAGCAGAATAGTCAAAGAACTCCAAGAAATGAATTTTCATCGATGGGTTCAATTTCCGATAAGTAAAATTGCGGAACTACTAAGGCTCAAACTCCGAGGCTGGATAAATTACTATGGCAAGTTCCGAATGAGCGAAATGCGGAAACTTTTCAAGGTTCTGCATCTTCGCCTGACCAAATGGATACGAAACAAATACCGTCGTTTCAGAAGGAAACCTTGGTACGTAGGGTATAAATATCTTCAAAAGTTATCAAGAGACTTTCCAAACCTGTTTGAACATTGGCAATACGAAGGCTTCAGACCTTAA
- the ltrA gene encoding group II intron reverse transcriptase/maturase → MIFNEQPKSQPISKLQVQEAFKRVKANKGASGVDGVTIEAVTKNTRKYLYPMWNRMASGSYYPKAVRQVLIPKSDGKMRPLGIPTIVDRVAQQVIATELEQIVEKHFHPSSFGYRPNKSAHDALEQCRINSMKYSWVIDLDIKGFFDNIDHELLLKAVQFYTQEKHILMYVKRWLNAPVQLGDGTIKHPEGKGTPQGGVISPVLANIFMDIVFDKWITQTSPTTPFQRYADDIVLHCKSIKQALGLMQAIKERLRDCKLELNQEKSKIVYCRSNQKRQPPFKVRYQKFDFLGYTFRPRVVKERGKIRLGFSPAMSQKSRSRIVKELQEMNFHRWVQFPISKIAELLRLKLRGWINYYGKFRMSEMRKLFKVLHLRLTKWIRNKYRRFRRKPWYVGYKYLQKLSRDFPNLFEHWQYEGFRP, encoded by the coding sequence ATGATTTTTAATGAACAACCCAAGTCGCAACCGATAAGTAAGTTGCAGGTACAAGAAGCTTTTAAGAGAGTAAAAGCCAACAAAGGGGCTAGTGGAGTAGATGGAGTAACCATCGAAGCAGTAACCAAAAACACTCGCAAATATCTGTACCCAATGTGGAATAGAATGGCAAGTGGGAGTTACTATCCCAAAGCCGTCAGACAAGTTTTGATACCCAAAAGCGATGGAAAAATGCGTCCATTGGGTATTCCTACCATAGTCGATAGAGTTGCCCAACAGGTAATTGCTACCGAATTGGAACAAATAGTAGAGAAACACTTCCATCCGAGCAGTTTTGGTTATAGACCAAATAAATCGGCACACGATGCCCTAGAGCAATGCCGTATCAACAGTATGAAATACAGTTGGGTAATTGATTTGGACATCAAAGGGTTTTTCGATAACATTGACCACGAATTATTGCTAAAAGCAGTACAGTTTTACACGCAAGAGAAACATATTTTGATGTATGTAAAACGCTGGCTCAATGCACCAGTTCAGCTAGGAGACGGAACCATCAAACACCCAGAGGGAAAAGGCACGCCACAAGGCGGAGTAATCAGTCCTGTACTTGCCAATATCTTTATGGATATAGTGTTTGATAAATGGATAACCCAAACAAGTCCCACTACACCTTTCCAAAGGTATGCAGATGATATTGTGCTACATTGCAAAAGCATCAAGCAAGCGTTGGGATTGATGCAGGCAATAAAAGAGCGATTGCGAGATTGCAAATTGGAATTAAACCAAGAAAAGTCGAAAATCGTCTATTGCCGAAGCAATCAAAAACGCCAACCACCATTTAAGGTAAGGTATCAAAAGTTCGACTTCTTAGGTTACACCTTTAGGCCACGAGTAGTGAAAGAACGGGGGAAAATCAGATTAGGATTTTCGCCTGCAATGAGCCAAAAGAGTAGGAGCAGAATAGTCAAAGAACTCCAAGAAATGAATTTTCATCGATGGGTTCAATTTCCGATAAGTAAAATTGCGGAACTACTAAGGCTCAAACTCCGAGGCTGGATAAATTACTATGGCAAGTTCCGAATGAGCGAAATGCGGAAACTTTTCAAGGTTCTGCATCTTCGCCTGACCAAATGGATACGAAACAAATACCGTCGTTTCAGAAGGAAACCTTGGTACGTAGGGTATAAATATCTTCAAAAGTTATCAAGAGACTTTCCAAACCTGTTTGAACATTGGCAATACGAAGGCTTCAGACCTTAA
- a CDS encoding MutS-related protein, with translation MNDIQDLNIKKEVLPIFDYSLNSFTRNKILNLLETSLISESQIIERQDILKSFITNIELFKKYSYAVLYLNEVHFFLNNFKIEQVERKYLLFFSPSTDEMFLNNKIHQLILFLHRLESICFLRLNLRDFPETYRTDLKRILTFLSFFQLNKYEKIIREKKWKNKDSKEIIAIILKQKSENSIQTFWQDLFLFESYLSISRAIVDKNFVFPTFEKNSITLNDFYHPLIKNPIKYSFTSSTNIIILNGPNMSGKSTFLKSVSLCVYLGNLGFGIPASTAKIPFCTDFSIGISKRDDILSGYSLFMTEIMSLKNILLKAVEGKRCFVVFDELFSGTNIEDALEICTTTINGVSFYSNSFFFISTHIQELKNLTSTNISTYYLDCEIINNTPTFTYKLKKGWSEIKVGRILFEKAGLNKLLNSKI, from the coding sequence ATGAATGACATTCAAGATTTAAATATAAAAAAAGAAGTATTACCTATTTTTGATTATTCTCTAAATTCATTCACTAGAAATAAAATCCTTAATTTATTAGAAACATCTCTTATAAGCGAAAGTCAAATTATTGAACGGCAAGATATTCTTAAAAGTTTCATTACTAATATTGAGCTATTTAAAAAATATTCATATGCTGTTCTATATCTAAATGAAGTTCATTTTTTTCTAAATAATTTTAAAATCGAGCAGGTTGAAAGGAAATACCTTTTGTTTTTTAGCCCTAGTACAGACGAGATGTTTTTGAACAATAAAATCCATCAATTAATATTGTTTTTACATAGGCTTGAATCTATTTGCTTTTTAAGACTTAATTTAAGAGATTTCCCTGAAACATATAGAACCGATTTAAAAAGAATTTTAACTTTTCTTTCTTTTTTCCAGTTAAATAAATATGAAAAAATTATTAGAGAGAAGAAGTGGAAAAATAAGGATAGTAAAGAAATAATAGCTATAATTTTAAAACAAAAGTCAGAAAATAGTATCCAAACTTTTTGGCAAGATCTTTTTTTGTTTGAAAGCTATTTATCTATTAGTAGAGCTATTGTCGATAAAAACTTTGTTTTCCCTACTTTTGAAAAAAACAGTATAACTCTTAATGATTTTTATCATCCGCTAATTAAAAATCCGATTAAATATAGCTTTACATCTTCCACTAATATTATTATATTGAATGGACCAAACATGTCAGGAAAATCAACTTTCTTGAAATCCGTTAGCTTATGTGTATATTTAGGAAATCTTGGTTTTGGAATTCCAGCATCAACAGCGAAAATTCCATTTTGTACTGATTTTTCAATAGGAATTAGTAAGCGTGATGATATTTTAAGTGGTTACAGTCTTTTTATGACAGAAATCATGAGTCTTAAAAATATTCTTTTGAAAGCAGTCGAAGGAAAAAGATGTTTTGTTGTTTTTGATGAACTTTTTAGCGGAACAAATATTGAAGATGCCTTGGAAATATGCACCACCACAATAAATGGTGTTAGTTTTTATTCTAATTCATTTTTTTTTATTTCTACACACATTCAAGAACTAAAAAATCTTACTAGTACTAATATTTCAACTTATTATTTAGACTGTGAGATAATTAATAATACACCTACTTTTACATATAAACTAAAAAAAGGGTGGTCAGAAATTAAGGTTGGAAGAATTTTATTTGAAAAAGCAGGTTTAAATAAACTATTAAATTCTAAAATTTAA
- a CDS encoding type II toxin-antitoxin system RelE/ParE family toxin → MKVREVIAYENHFESFLLEQPKKVQDKIFKIIEAIETLERVPSNYLKSMEGTNGLYEARIQLGSNIWRVFCFFDNGKLVILLNGFQKKTQKTPKNEIEKALRLMTKYYNEKSK, encoded by the coding sequence ATGAAAGTACGTGAAGTTATAGCATATGAAAATCACTTTGAAAGTTTTCTCTTGGAACAACCAAAAAAAGTTCAAGATAAAATATTCAAAATAATTGAAGCTATCGAAACTTTAGAAAGAGTTCCTTCAAACTATTTGAAATCAATGGAAGGAACAAACGGCTTATATGAAGCACGAATCCAACTTGGTTCTAATATTTGGAGAGTGTTTTGTTTCTTTGATAATGGGAAACTTGTAATTCTATTAAATGGCTTTCAAAAGAAAACGCAGAAAACTCCAAAAAATGAAATTGAAAAAGCTTTGCGTTTAATGACAAAATATTACAACGAAAAATCTAAATAA
- a CDS encoding helix-turn-helix domain-containing protein, which yields METKSWKEIKNEVYGEKGTVRRDELEREFQGFKIGLLLKKAREEKHLTQTELGDLVAKKREYISRIENNGSNLTLKTLYDIVEKGLGGKVKIQIEI from the coding sequence ATGGAAACTAAAAGTTGGAAAGAAATTAAAAATGAAGTTTACGGCGAAAAAGGAACTGTAAGACGTGATGAACTTGAAAGAGAATTTCAAGGTTTTAAGATTGGTTTGCTTTTGAAAAAAGCGCGTGAGGAAAAGCATTTGACACAAACTGAATTGGGCGATTTAGTTGCAAAAAAAAGAGAATATATTTCTAGAATTGAAAATAACGGAAGTAATTTAACTCTTAAAACTTTATATGACATAGTTGAAAAAGGACTTGGAGGAAAAGTAAAAATCCAAATCGAAATATAA
- a CDS encoding phosphoribosylaminoimidazolesuccinocarboxamide synthase yields the protein MENEKTFRTKTGFCHILSDKIILTRDGIIGNVAKITVGNGISRTLLIYSTISIFLLYSAYSSLQKGENVSVLFFGLLAIFLIYGIIKSINNSATPIIERSKIKEAKFINAKVGLTRSRFEILFEDENGKLKKRLIMLPGSLNDGTNETEKALTIMKSERILAS from the coding sequence ATGGAAAACGAAAAAACATTCAGAACTAAAACAGGATTTTGTCATATTTTATCAGACAAAATAATTTTGACAAGAGACGGAATAATTGGAAATGTTGCGAAAATAACTGTCGGAAATGGAATCTCTAGAACCTTATTAATTTACTCTACAATTTCAATTTTCTTACTATATTCAGCTTATTCAAGTTTACAAAAGGGAGAAAATGTTTCAGTTTTATTCTTTGGCTTATTAGCAATATTCTTAATTTACGGAATTATAAAAAGTATTAATAATTCTGCAACTCCAATAATAGAAAGAAGTAAAATAAAAGAAGCGAAATTTATAAATGCAAAAGTTGGACTAACACGTTCAAGATTTGAAATTTTGTTTGAAGACGAAAATGGAAAATTAAAAAAGCGTTTGATAATGCTTCCAGGTTCATTAAACGACGGAACAAACGAAACAGAAAAAGCGTTGACGATAATGAAAAGTGAAAGAATATTAGCATCTTAA
- a CDS encoding cbb3-type cytochrome c oxidase subunit I, with protein sequence MSKIFMNLRNIKIYNLFWLVALIILVIGLIQTNNEDTTFDINIHDTYFVIAHFYIALFLSLTYYLIGLGYWVVQKAMKRKLINVLTIIHSVILNGSFLVYWLVIGYSKAFFETPFPLFDNHQLINQTLVILSILILFVGQPIYIINLIIGIFKKQKKAIS encoded by the coding sequence ATGAGTAAAATTTTCATGAATTTAAGAAATATTAAAATATATAATTTATTCTGGTTAGTTGCTTTAATAATACTAGTCATCGGATTAATTCAGACTAATAATGAAGATACAACTTTCGATATAAATATTCATGACACATATTTTGTAATTGCCCATTTCTATATTGCTCTTTTTTTGAGTTTAACTTACTATCTGATAGGACTTGGATATTGGGTTGTGCAAAAAGCTATGAAGAGAAAACTAATAAATGTATTGACGATAATTCATTCCGTAATTCTTAATGGAAGTTTTTTAGTTTATTGGTTAGTAATTGGTTATAGTAAAGCTTTTTTTGAAACTCCTTTTCCCCTATTCGACAATCATCAGTTAATTAACCAAACACTTGTAATTCTATCTATATTGATATTATTTGTTGGACAACCAATTTATATTATAAATTTAATAATTGGAATTTTTAAGAAACAGAAAAAGGCCATCTCCTAA
- a CDS encoding thermonuclease family protein, protein MQYKAKAPYTVETHWQIEEVLDGDSIIISHRFTQMKKEIRLYGLDAPEVKINRKMKEDEEKSSLPAELLLQFGLQSLNFVLSVAPPKTTVTIITEQDNQYDYWNRQLGYVLLPSGECLNDLLLQNGYAKATHQYYCGKLAEYQAMNRQAQLNKIGIYGLVKRF, encoded by the coding sequence ATGCAATACAAAGCAAAAGCACCGTACACAGTGGAGACTCATTGGCAAATCGAAGAAGTGCTTGATGGAGATAGCATCATCATTAGCCATCGTTTCACTCAAATGAAAAAAGAAATCCGTCTTTATGGCTTGGATGCGCCAGAAGTAAAAATCAATAGGAAGATGAAAGAGGACGAGGAGAAAAGCAGTTTACCTGCTGAATTACTGCTGCAATTTGGTTTGCAATCCCTGAACTTCGTTTTGTCGGTTGCACCGCCTAAAACGACCGTAACGATCATTACGGAACAGGATAATCAGTATGACTATTGGAACAGACAATTGGGATATGTACTATTACCCAGTGGAGAATGTTTGAATGATTTGCTTTTGCAAAATGGGTATGCCAAGGCAACCCATCAATATTATTGTGGTAAACTTGCAGAATATCAGGCCATGAACCGTCAAGCCCAGCTTAATAAAATAGGGATTTATGGCCTTGTAAAAAGGTTCTGA
- a CDS encoding DUF5675 family protein, whose translation METKIIRVAQGKESTLSHLYINGIFQCYLLEDKIREVKIASKTAIPKGVFSIKLNTYGAKNVDYKKAFGKLHEGMIEISGLPNFSFVYIHTGNTIKDTAGCPLCGFGFQVVDGNFQVSQSVAAYKMIYPKLVALAKLETNTISIENNFQF comes from the coding sequence ATGGAAACTAAAATAATAAGAGTTGCCCAGGGCAAAGAAAGCACATTGAGTCATTTGTACATAAACGGAATTTTTCAATGTTATTTGTTGGAAGACAAAATCAGAGAAGTGAAAATTGCTTCAAAAACTGCCATTCCTAAAGGTGTTTTTAGTATAAAGTTGAACACTTATGGAGCTAAGAACGTGGATTACAAAAAAGCTTTCGGAAAATTACATGAAGGAATGATTGAAATTTCGGGATTGCCTAATTTCAGTTTTGTGTATATCCATACTGGAAACACAATCAAAGATACAGCCGGTTGTCCGCTTTGTGGTTTTGGTTTTCAAGTTGTAGATGGTAATTTTCAAGTTTCCCAAAGTGTTGCCGCTTACAAAATGATATATCCAAAATTAGTTGCATTGGCAAAATTGGAAACGAATACCATATCCATTGAAAACAATTTTCAATTTTAA
- a CDS encoding nucleotidyl transferase AbiEii/AbiGii toxin family protein: MKAVTPAIIKAIIELQTLPTVSKFTLGGGTNLALQFNHRVSDDIDFFYDGIIGKEGFKNIENEVKNYFGTKAKSFDDPCDINDQYCFLRFFLDLEDGVTIKVEMLQNMKNLFEVEVNQGISLLSKRDIGLFKLISTSNRSTKKDIYDLDFITDTISLIDLYEDLKVKTLKFNKEEDKTIFDLSKNKTPIDNPELLLKFDDNSDYSKFPSHTNDTIQIIEGSKTWIEAKISWRSKVRRLYSYLGKDFPGPKGIKIK; encoded by the coding sequence ATGAAGGCAGTTACTCCAGCAATAATTAAAGCCATTATAGAATTACAAACATTACCAACAGTATCAAAATTTACTTTAGGTGGTGGTACAAATCTAGCATTACAATTCAATCATAGAGTTTCTGATGATATTGATTTCTTTTACGATGGTATAATTGGCAAAGAAGGATTTAAAAATATCGAAAATGAAGTCAAAAACTACTTTGGTACAAAAGCAAAAAGCTTTGACGATCCTTGTGATATTAATGACCAATATTGCTTTCTGCGTTTCTTTCTTGATTTAGAAGATGGTGTAACCATAAAAGTGGAAATGCTTCAAAATATGAAGAATTTGTTCGAGGTAGAAGTAAATCAAGGAATAAGTTTACTTTCAAAAAGAGACATTGGTTTATTCAAATTAATCAGCACCTCAAACCGTTCTACCAAAAAAGACATTTATGATTTAGACTTCATAACCGATACAATTTCACTAATCGATTTATATGAAGACTTAAAAGTTAAAACACTTAAATTCAACAAAGAAGAAGATAAAACAATATTTGATTTAAGTAAGAACAAAACACCTATTGACAATCCAGAATTATTATTAAAATTTGATGATAATTCCGATTATTCAAAGTTTCCATCACACACAAACGATACAATACAAATCATCGAGGGAAGCAAAACTTGGATTGAAGCAAAAATAAGTTGGCGTTCAAAAGTAAGACGACTGTACAGCTATTTAGGCAAAGATTTCCCTGGACCAAAAGGAATAAAAATTAAATAA
- a CDS encoding DUF6922 domain-containing protein, translated as MKQSVNIATVFPKHLFWDMDPSKLNLSKDKSIIIPRALFATTPDTFETDIQKLETLYSAKDIVKYLKLTTENISNKVCISVAKRYNVKPFLRFSL; from the coding sequence GTGAAACAGTCAGTAAACATAGCAACAGTTTTTCCCAAACACTTATTTTGGGATATGGATCCTAGTAAACTTAATCTTTCTAAAGATAAGTCTATTATTATCCCAAGAGCTTTGTTTGCAACAACTCCAGATACATTTGAAACAGATATTCAAAAATTAGAGACACTATATTCTGCTAAAGATATTGTTAAATACTTAAAATTAACAACAGAGAATATCAGTAACAAAGTTTGTATCAGTGTTGCAAAAAGATACAATGTAAAGCCATTTCTTCGTTTTTCGCTATAA